The DNA window TCTACAGTGCCCACCGGGCTTGCTAGGCAAgcattttgaaaaacttattcAATGTGATCCCCGCCTTAACTTCCTAAGTCAACAAAAAGAGGTTGTTCTAGAATCTCCTTGTTTTGAACCCATAATTCCCATGTTTGATGATTCAAACAAAGCAAACACGACATTTGGTGGGCAAGGCCAGGACTACTTAGATTTGAGCAACTGTGGATCACAATTTCTTCATGTTCAAACTTCTCCTGCAAAGGAGGAGAAACACAGTCCTACTTCTAGACATATGAGAAATTTTCCACATTATGGGCCTTCTCATAGTTCATCAGGTAGAGTGCAACTATTATAGTTTGTAAagtaattattttgttgtcctTTCATTTCATCAATTGACAAAAATCTGGTCATAATGTAGTAATGGACAGCAATGCAATAGAAGAATTCAGGGGCAAAAAAGCCGAGGAGCTGAAAGGACTTTTCAAACAAGATCGATTCAAGATGTCTGGTCTCAATCCCTCCATGTCAATGAATGATCTAGTGAGCCATATTGAAAACCAAATCtcagaaaaaaaatcatcatcCTCACTTTCCACAGAAGAAAGGCAAAGCTTAGAGATTCTGGAGGAAATTAGTCAATGCTTATTCAGCGATTTCCAATGCACATCAGCATCAGAACAATCTATCATGAAAAGGGTCAATTCCCTTTGTTGCCTTATGCAGAAGGATCCTCCTATAGTACAGGCTAAGGTTAACAAACACAATAATAATATGACCAAACCTGCTCAAAAGATGTCGAGAATAGATTCACTTGGTGAGTTGCTGGCTAATCTTCCGAAAATTGCTTCTCTCCCACAGTTCTTGTTCAACATTCCAGAGGATTCCAAGATGAACCAAACTAGATAACCTTAAATTTGTTGTCGGAAAAACTTGTTCTAGTAAATGAATGGTTGTTAAAGGATTCTGAAATCGTTAAGTTATGTATAGATAATAGGTTCTAATGTTGCTTTAGTTTTAAATGTACAAGGAATACAGTATGTATAGTTtcaattgtaaaaatataacgGATGGCAATTTAAGTAGGGAAATGAGTTGAACGATTCTAAC is part of the Impatiens glandulifera chromosome 1, dImpGla2.1, whole genome shotgun sequence genome and encodes:
- the LOC124913449 gene encoding uncharacterized protein LOC124913449, which codes for MAPVKREIVDDAFPEEYNHLSKRSKQPSSLSRIGLTRTVRFDEELLILLIVNRHETVYLQKKSLETGGFLNPSSQYNPLDEPSPLGLRLRKSPSLLDLIQMRLTQGNINKIGSLTKEEQKAAVSSTSEKLKASNFTGSLLRIGSWEYKSKHEGDLVAKCYFAKHKLVWEVLDGGLKNKIEIQWSDIMSLKGNYPDDGPGTLDLVLARQPLFFRETNPQPRKHTLWQATTDFTDGQASVHRKHFLQCPPGLLGKHFEKLIQCDPRLNFLSQQKEVVLESPCFEPIIPMFDDSNKANTTFGGQGQDYLDLSNCGSQFLHVQTSPAKEEKHSPTSRHMRNFPHYGPSHSSSVMDSNAIEEFRGKKAEELKGLFKQDRFKMSGLNPSMSMNDLVSHIENQISEKKSSSSLSTEERQSLEILEEISQCLFSDFQCTSASEQSIMKRVNSLCCLMQKDPPIVQAKVNKHNNNMTKPAQKMSRIDSLGELLANLPKIASLPQFLFNIPEDSKMNQTR